One region of Prosthecobacter dejongeii genomic DNA includes:
- a CDS encoding dihydroxyacetone kinase subunit DhaK — protein sequence MSKNSAKKIINDPLKCADELFEGLVLAYDGKARRVGKRSIVMNDLRPDAPALLIGGGAGHEPIYHGLVGKGMGDGAAVGDIFAAPPPDIVLEATQAVNRGKGVLYLYGNYAGDIMNFDIGAELAEEEGITVKTVIINDDVCSAPPSEKAKRRGVGGLVPVVKLAGAAATQVESLDELARIAQKAVDATRTVGVSTKPGSIPATGAPTFELADDVIGLGMGIHGEKGVGLIPMCTADELAAKMIDLLFADDLPLNAGDEIVFFVNSLGSTHMMELLILLRAARPLLDARGIKVHQTIVDSIVTCQEMAGVSFSITKLDAELKALWDLPCESVGYTKL from the coding sequence ATGAGCAAGAATTCCGCGAAGAAGATCATCAATGATCCCCTGAAATGTGCCGACGAACTTTTCGAGGGCCTCGTGCTGGCCTACGACGGCAAGGCTCGTCGTGTCGGCAAGCGTTCCATCGTGATGAATGACCTGCGTCCAGACGCACCAGCCCTCCTGATCGGCGGTGGTGCCGGGCATGAGCCTATCTATCATGGCCTTGTAGGCAAAGGGATGGGTGATGGTGCCGCAGTGGGTGACATCTTCGCAGCCCCCCCACCGGACATTGTTTTGGAAGCCACTCAGGCCGTGAATCGTGGCAAAGGTGTGCTGTATCTTTATGGCAACTACGCGGGCGATATCATGAACTTTGACATCGGCGCTGAACTCGCTGAGGAAGAAGGTATCACTGTCAAAACCGTCATCATCAATGACGACGTTTGCTCCGCCCCACCTTCAGAAAAAGCCAAGCGCCGTGGCGTTGGTGGTCTCGTCCCAGTGGTCAAGCTGGCCGGTGCTGCTGCAACCCAGGTTGAAAGTCTCGATGAACTGGCCCGGATTGCCCAAAAAGCCGTGGATGCCACCCGCACCGTGGGAGTTTCCACCAAACCGGGCTCCATCCCAGCCACAGGAGCCCCGACCTTTGAGTTGGCAGATGATGTCATTGGCCTAGGTATGGGCATTCACGGAGAGAAAGGTGTGGGCCTCATTCCTATGTGCACTGCTGATGAATTGGCTGCTAAGATGATTGATCTCCTCTTTGCGGATGACCTGCCTTTGAATGCAGGCGACGAAATCGTGTTTTTCGTTAACAGCCTGGGCAGTACGCACATGATGGAACTTTTGATCCTCTTGCGCGCTGCACGCCCCTTGCTAGATGCACGCGGTATCAAAGTCCACCAAACCATCGTGGATAGCATCGTGACATGCCAGGAAATGGCAGGTGTGAGCTTCAGCATTACCAAGTTGGATGCTGAACTCAAGGCCCTCTGGGATCTGCCATGCGAGAGCGTTGGCTACACAAAGCTGTAA
- a CDS encoding YraN family protein, with translation MKWSFKLHRPFHGNLFGQPMTSREIGLVGEILAARWLRKKKRKVLYQNYSAPGGGEVDIVARHGEVLTFVEVKTRTRDDHGRPADAVNATKRRLIQRGAHHWLRILHRPCVTYRFDILEVYLLPGEKPRLHLIENAFPLSDSVMIGR, from the coding sequence ATGAAGTGGAGTTTTAAACTGCACAGGCCCTTCCACGGAAACTTGTTCGGCCAGCCGATGACGAGTCGGGAAATTGGCCTCGTGGGAGAAATCCTAGCCGCCCGTTGGCTGCGAAAGAAGAAACGCAAAGTACTCTATCAGAATTACTCGGCCCCTGGAGGCGGCGAGGTGGATATCGTCGCCCGGCATGGCGAGGTTTTGACTTTTGTGGAAGTCAAAACACGAACTCGCGATGACCACGGACGTCCTGCGGATGCGGTGAATGCCACCAAACGCCGGCTCATCCAGCGTGGAGCCCACCACTGGTTGCGCATCTTACACAGACCCTGTGTCACCTACCGGTTTGATATTTTAGAGGTCTATCTACTCCCTGGGGAAAAACCGAGACTTCATTTGATCGAAAATGCGTTTCCCTTGAGTGATTCCGTCATGATTGGACGATGA
- the surE gene encoding 5'/3'-nucleotidase SurE, with protein MHFLLTNDDGIEALGLAALTDAILAIPGAHVSVVAPTTEFSMCGHRVTTREVLKVEQRGPRRWAVNGTPADCVRIGLFALDLKPDWVISGVNAGGNLGQDVVISGTVAAAREAAYHGIAAMAFSHYMIRGLEMDWARIATWVIDLIGTLSGERLHDGEYWNVNFPHHPPGPLPLPEVARCYPERLPLNVAYLNTPEGGYHYSASYADRPRTPGSDVDACFAGNITVSRLKI; from the coding sequence ATGCATTTTCTCCTAACCAATGACGATGGCATCGAAGCCCTCGGCTTAGCCGCCTTGACGGACGCTATTTTGGCCATTCCAGGCGCCCATGTTTCCGTTGTCGCGCCTACCACGGAGTTCTCGATGTGCGGACACCGGGTGACCACTCGGGAAGTGCTGAAGGTGGAACAAAGAGGCCCACGACGCTGGGCGGTGAATGGAACTCCGGCGGACTGCGTGCGCATCGGTCTTTTTGCTCTGGACCTCAAGCCAGACTGGGTGATCTCGGGCGTGAATGCTGGCGGCAATTTGGGACAAGATGTGGTCATTTCCGGCACGGTGGCGGCAGCACGGGAGGCGGCGTACCACGGCATCGCGGCGATGGCTTTTTCCCATTACATGATCCGGGGGCTGGAGATGGACTGGGCCCGCATTGCCACTTGGGTGATTGATCTCATCGGCACTCTTTCTGGAGAGCGCCTGCACGACGGTGAATACTGGAATGTGAATTTCCCACATCATCCACCAGGGCCACTCCCTCTACCGGAAGTCGCCCGTTGCTACCCGGAGCGCCTTCCTCTGAATGTTGCCTACCTGAATACTCCAGAAGGAGGTTATCATTACTCGGCGTCCTATGCAGATCGTCCACGCACCCCAGGATCAGATGTGGATGCCTGCTTTGCCGGAAATATTACTGTTTCGCGCCTGAAAATATGA
- a CDS encoding GspE/PulE family protein, producing the protein MMPLIHKILVEAGCAELPSVQAAVEEACYNQVSFVEAVLDCEGVREKDFLMTLAHTLSLPWWEGSADTPSEPGLRRHLPAEIALRHRLLPIAFEEKSEMAEQSRGVLHIATFDPLNLVTHQRVAGSLQITVVWHVGQRTRIVEGLQKLYGLGADTFEKILRGRADWASEEVGDEVTVLDEPENEEASVVRFVNQIIRRGLEQRATDIHVEPQQDRLRIRYRIDGRLEELPVPENIKSLQASVIARLKIMARLDIAEKRLPQDGRINLELDGLPIDVRVATIPSVEGESISLRLLSQQAMTIGRLGLTDTVKPVVDELLKLPNGIILITGPTGSGKSTTLYAFLSEMNQTHRRIVTIEDPVEYKMPGMVQIAVKPEIGLTFATGLRSILRGDPNVVMVGEMRDLETTEIAIRAALTGHLVFSTLHTNDAIGGITRLVDMGVEPFLVSSAVRAFFAQRLVRKLCPLCKAPAEVEREYLRSIGFPLNVSGQIMHAVGCEACRGSGYQGRLSIYEAVLMTSALQHLINIRAHPAEFHKQAQKDGYLPMRGYGFQKVLAGETTIEEVLSVTATERASDVPAKNILTQPLHLVAA; encoded by the coding sequence ATGATGCCGCTCATCCACAAGATCCTCGTAGAGGCGGGCTGTGCCGAGTTACCATCGGTTCAAGCTGCGGTGGAAGAAGCCTGTTACAATCAGGTCTCGTTTGTTGAGGCCGTTTTGGACTGCGAAGGCGTGCGGGAGAAGGATTTCCTCATGACCCTGGCCCACACCCTGTCCTTGCCCTGGTGGGAAGGCAGTGCGGATACACCTTCTGAGCCGGGGCTGCGCCGTCATCTGCCGGCGGAAATAGCTTTGCGCCATCGTTTGTTACCTATCGCTTTCGAGGAGAAATCGGAGATGGCGGAACAATCCCGTGGTGTCCTGCACATCGCCACGTTCGATCCTCTGAATCTCGTCACTCACCAGCGTGTGGCAGGTAGTTTACAGATCACGGTCGTCTGGCATGTGGGCCAGCGCACTCGCATCGTGGAGGGCCTACAAAAGCTGTATGGTCTGGGTGCGGATACCTTTGAAAAAATCCTTCGGGGACGTGCCGACTGGGCATCCGAGGAGGTGGGTGATGAAGTCACCGTTTTGGATGAACCGGAAAATGAAGAAGCCAGCGTGGTTCGATTTGTGAACCAGATCATCCGCCGGGGGTTAGAACAGCGTGCCACAGACATCCACGTGGAGCCGCAGCAGGATCGCCTGCGCATCCGTTATCGCATTGATGGCCGCCTTGAGGAACTGCCGGTGCCAGAAAACATCAAATCCTTGCAAGCCAGTGTCATTGCCCGCCTGAAGATCATGGCTCGGCTGGACATCGCCGAAAAACGCCTGCCACAGGATGGTCGTATCAATCTGGAACTCGATGGCCTCCCCATTGATGTACGTGTGGCCACGATCCCCAGCGTGGAGGGGGAAAGTATTTCCCTGCGATTGCTTTCGCAGCAGGCCATGACGATTGGCCGCCTGGGGTTGACGGATACCGTGAAGCCAGTGGTGGATGAACTGCTGAAATTGCCCAATGGCATCATTCTCATCACGGGCCCCACAGGTAGCGGCAAGAGCACCACGCTTTACGCCTTTCTCAGTGAAATGAATCAGACGCATCGGCGCATCGTGACGATCGAAGACCCGGTGGAGTACAAGATGCCTGGCATGGTGCAAATTGCTGTGAAGCCGGAGATAGGCCTGACTTTTGCCACGGGGCTGCGCAGTATTCTGCGGGGTGATCCCAATGTCGTCATGGTGGGGGAAATGCGTGACTTGGAGACGACGGAAATAGCCATTCGCGCGGCTCTCACAGGGCATCTCGTCTTCAGCACTCTACACACGAATGATGCCATCGGTGGCATCACACGTCTGGTGGACATGGGGGTGGAGCCATTCCTGGTCAGCAGTGCAGTGCGCGCTTTTTTTGCGCAACGTCTGGTTAGGAAACTCTGCCCACTTTGCAAGGCCCCAGCCGAAGTGGAACGAGAGTATCTCCGCAGCATCGGCTTTCCGCTGAATGTCTCGGGTCAGATCATGCATGCGGTCGGCTGTGAAGCCTGCCGTGGGAGCGGTTATCAAGGCCGTCTCAGCATCTACGAAGCCGTGCTGATGACAAGTGCCCTCCAGCATCTCATCAACATCCGCGCTCACCCGGCTGAGTTCCACAAGCAGGCCCAGAAGGATGGCTACCTACCCATGAGAGGCTACGGATTTCAAAAAGTCCTCGCGGGTGAAACCACCATTGAAGAGGTCCTCAGCGTGACTGCCACAGAGCGCGCCTCAGATGTGCCGGCCAAGAACATTTTGACCCAGCCTCTACATCTCGTGGCGGCTTGA